Proteins from one Mycobacterium adipatum genomic window:
- a CDS encoding malate dehydrogenase yields the protein MSSTQPPITVVVTGAAGQIGYAALFRIAAGAMLGRHTPVRLRLLELPDAVRAAEGVVMELDDGAFPLLAGVEIHDDPVRAFDGVDVALLIGARPRTKGMERADLLGANAQIFATAGKALNAGASSEVRVLVVGNPANTNALVAAAHAPDIPRERFTALTRLDHNRAVAALARHTGAPVTDISRMSIWGNHSPTQYPDIFHAIVGGRSGADFAADTHWLADDFIPTVARRGTAIIEARGASSAASAANGAIDHIDDWLHGTPDGDWTSVALPSPGVYGIDEGLVCSFPCRSRDGRWEIVEGLDINAFSRARIDASVAELREERDAVAALGLL from the coding sequence ATGTCTTCGACCCAGCCACCGATCACCGTCGTCGTCACCGGGGCTGCAGGCCAGATCGGTTACGCCGCACTCTTTCGCATCGCGGCCGGGGCGATGCTCGGCCGCCACACCCCGGTCCGGTTGCGGCTGCTGGAGTTGCCGGACGCCGTCCGGGCTGCCGAAGGCGTGGTGATGGAACTCGACGACGGCGCCTTCCCGCTGCTGGCCGGAGTGGAGATTCACGACGATCCGGTGCGGGCGTTCGACGGTGTCGACGTCGCCCTGCTGATCGGTGCGCGGCCGCGCACCAAGGGCATGGAGCGGGCCGACCTACTCGGCGCCAACGCGCAGATCTTCGCGACGGCCGGCAAGGCGCTCAACGCCGGCGCGTCATCCGAGGTCCGGGTTCTGGTCGTCGGCAATCCCGCCAACACCAACGCGCTGGTGGCCGCGGCCCACGCCCCGGACATTCCGCGCGAACGCTTCACCGCACTGACACGCCTCGATCACAACCGCGCGGTGGCGGCACTGGCGCGCCACACCGGGGCTCCGGTCACCGATATCAGCCGGATGAGCATCTGGGGCAACCATTCGCCGACGCAGTACCCGGACATCTTCCATGCCATCGTCGGCGGCCGTTCCGGTGCCGACTTCGCGGCCGACACCCATTGGCTCGCCGACGATTTCATCCCCACGGTGGCGCGCCGCGGAACCGCGATCATCGAGGCGCGCGGTGCGAGTTCGGCGGCGTCGGCCGCCAACGGCGCCATCGACCATATCGACGACTGGCTGCACGGCACACCCGATGGCGACTGGACATCGGTGGCGCTGCCCTCCCCCGGCGTCTACGGCATCGACGAAGGCCTGGTGTGCTCGTTCCCATGCCGGTCACGCGACGGCCGGTGGGAGATCGTCGAAGGGCTTGACATCAACGCGTTCTCCCGCGCCCGGATCGACGCGTCGGTCGCCGAGCTTCGCGAGGAGCGCGACGCCGTCGCGGCGCTGGGCCTGCTGTAG
- a CDS encoding aldehyde dehydrogenase: MSTASVFIAGQFRDAADSIAVIEAATEEQLGFGAAATESEIDDAVAAARAALPGWRSTPAGDRAGVLRLMAEALQKRAAGTLELCSRENGMPVRLSKGANGMFPAVLLRYYADLLDTTEQEEVRPAAIGHTIVRREPVGVVAAITPWNYPQALAMMKIAPALAAGCTMVLKAAPETALDALIFAEAAQEAGLPAGVLNVIAGGPQSGAYLVSHPGVDKVAFTGSTAAGRIIAETCGRLLRPVTLELGGKSAAIILDDADLDATVKGLRSASFVNNGQTCHLSSRILAPRARYAEVVDAVAALADGLVVGDPLQKSTDIGPLVSRRQQQRVLEYIDVGRTEAKLVAGGSVPADQPRGWFVSPTVFAEVDNSARIAQEEIFGPVLTVIPYASDQEAVDIANDSEFGLGGTVWSPDVDRATDIARRVHTGTIGVNEYQLDVNAPFGGVKASGLGRELGPEGLAAYQAIKSIYRVGPSA; encoded by the coding sequence ATGAGCACCGCATCAGTCTTCATCGCCGGCCAGTTCCGCGACGCGGCCGACAGCATTGCCGTGATCGAGGCCGCGACCGAGGAACAGCTCGGGTTCGGTGCGGCCGCAACCGAATCCGAAATCGACGACGCCGTCGCGGCCGCCCGCGCGGCCCTGCCGGGCTGGCGGTCGACGCCGGCCGGTGACCGCGCCGGCGTGCTCCGGCTGATGGCCGAGGCACTGCAGAAGCGGGCCGCCGGCACGCTGGAGCTGTGCTCCCGGGAGAACGGTATGCCCGTCCGGCTGTCCAAGGGCGCCAACGGCATGTTCCCCGCGGTCCTGCTGCGCTACTACGCCGACCTGCTGGACACGACCGAGCAGGAAGAAGTGCGCCCCGCAGCGATCGGGCACACCATCGTGCGACGCGAGCCCGTCGGTGTCGTCGCCGCCATCACCCCGTGGAATTACCCGCAGGCGCTGGCCATGATGAAGATCGCGCCCGCGCTCGCCGCCGGATGCACCATGGTGCTCAAGGCCGCTCCGGAAACCGCCCTGGACGCCCTGATCTTTGCCGAAGCGGCGCAGGAGGCGGGTCTGCCCGCCGGCGTGCTCAACGTCATCGCCGGCGGCCCGCAGTCCGGCGCCTACCTGGTCTCGCACCCCGGCGTGGACAAGGTGGCCTTCACCGGGTCGACGGCGGCCGGACGCATCATCGCCGAAACCTGTGGTCGGTTGTTGCGGCCGGTCACCCTGGAGTTGGGTGGCAAGTCGGCCGCCATCATCCTCGACGACGCGGACCTGGACGCCACCGTCAAGGGACTGCGCTCGGCGTCGTTCGTCAACAACGGCCAGACCTGTCATCTGAGCTCACGGATCCTGGCGCCGCGCGCACGCTACGCCGAGGTGGTCGACGCGGTCGCCGCGTTGGCCGACGGCCTGGTGGTGGGCGATCCGCTGCAGAAATCCACCGATATCGGGCCATTGGTCAGCCGCCGCCAGCAGCAGCGTGTGCTCGAGTACATCGACGTCGGTAGGACAGAGGCGAAACTTGTTGCCGGCGGCTCGGTTCCGGCCGACCAGCCACGCGGATGGTTTGTGTCTCCGACGGTGTTCGCCGAGGTCGACAACTCTGCACGGATCGCCCAGGAGGAGATCTTCGGTCCTGTGCTGACGGTCATCCCGTACGCCTCCGACCAGGAAGCCGTCGACATCGCCAACGACAGCGAGTTCGGGCTGGGCGGCACGGTGTGGTCACCGGATGTGGACCGCGCCACCGATATCGCCCGCAGGGTGCACACCGGGACCATCGGCGTCAACGAATACCAGCTGGATGTCAACGCCCCGTTCGGCGGCGTCAAGGCCAGCGGGCTGGGCCGCGAGCTGGGCCCGGAGGGGCTGGCCGCCTACCAGGCCATCAAGTCGATCTACCGCGTCGGCCCCAGTGCCTGA
- a CDS encoding GlsB/YeaQ/YmgE family stress response membrane protein, which translates to MGTIIGTIIFGAVIGVLARLVIPGKQSIGWLITIALGVAGALIGYWVWGLVASEGNTDTGGIDWIRWAISIAAAAVLTLGYTAATKK; encoded by the coding sequence ATGGGCACCATCATCGGAACCATCATCTTCGGCGCAGTGATCGGCGTGTTGGCGCGACTGGTCATACCCGGCAAGCAATCGATCGGATGGCTCATTACCATCGCGCTCGGCGTAGCCGGTGCCCTCATCGGTTATTGGGTCTGGGGTCTGGTAGCCAGCGAGGGCAACACCGACACGGGCGGTATCGACTGGATCAGGTGGGCAATCAGCATCGCCGCTGCGGCGGTCTTGACTCTCGGTTACACGGCAGCAACTAAGAAGTAG
- a CDS encoding CaiB/BaiF CoA-transferase family protein, whose protein sequence is MTAELPLLGGVRILELAGAGAAGVTRLLADLGADVLKIDLPGAADGDRRRVPLVGDVSVPFTLDNANKRATTLDPADAADRHRFGELVAGADILVSGAGDLPGAFGTSCAGLADRHPELVAMSVTDFGTDGPYRSWSGTDAVFYAMSTALSRSGPPTGTPVLPPIGIASATAAAQAAWAVLAAYYHRLRHGAGDYIDFSRFEAVVQALDPPFGSQGQAASGLKRSGGWRGRPRNQQIYPTFRCRDGFVRICLLSARQWRGMRAWLGEPEEFSGPEFDSIAARFAASKELNAAIAALFAPESMDDLVTAGQARGVPIAAVQTPAEALASTHFRAVGALAPMPVAGGTVTVPVGPFVVDGTHRGLRTPLLDGAEPVWLGPVNPLGRPPKNGKRPFDGLRILDLGVIVAGGELGRLFADLGARVVKVESAAYPDGLRQTAPGQPMSSSWALTHRNELSFGVDLRHREGAEIFAKLVGRADAVFANFKPGTLGALGFSFDALQTINPTLVLAESSAFGDTGPWSDRMGYGPLVRATTGITRLWRGAGAEKDQSSQFFDATTIFPDHVAARITAIATLAALIRRERTGTGAHVHISQAEVAVNQLAVEYVAEAAAQAGLPITGDPAVHAVCPCAGDDEWCVISVRDESDRAALAALIGIDLPADGKALTAVLGAYTAGRDKHVVTDELQAAGIPAGPMNRPGDVLDDVQLQFRSLYRDLEHPLFEEPMPSETGPAPYRGIPRGELRPAPVAGEHTRDIAHRALGLDNAEIDRLIAENVLFEGSIDQRSTP, encoded by the coding sequence GTGACGGCCGAACTGCCCTTGCTGGGCGGGGTGCGGATTCTCGAGCTCGCCGGCGCCGGCGCCGCGGGGGTCACCCGATTGCTGGCCGACCTGGGCGCCGATGTGCTCAAGATCGACCTTCCCGGCGCCGCGGACGGGGATCGCCGCAGGGTGCCCCTGGTGGGCGATGTGAGCGTGCCGTTCACGCTGGACAACGCCAACAAGCGTGCGACGACGCTGGATCCCGCCGACGCAGCCGACCGGCACCGGTTCGGCGAACTGGTGGCCGGTGCCGACATCCTGGTCTCCGGGGCCGGCGACCTCCCCGGTGCTTTCGGTACATCCTGCGCCGGGCTCGCCGACCGCCATCCCGAGCTGGTGGCGATGTCGGTCACCGATTTCGGCACTGACGGCCCGTACCGGTCCTGGTCGGGCACCGACGCCGTCTTCTATGCGATGTCCACTGCGCTCTCGCGTTCCGGCCCCCCGACCGGGACACCGGTGCTGCCGCCGATCGGTATCGCCTCGGCGACCGCCGCGGCGCAGGCGGCCTGGGCGGTGTTGGCCGCCTACTACCACCGGCTGCGGCATGGCGCCGGGGACTACATCGACTTCTCCCGGTTCGAGGCCGTGGTGCAGGCCCTCGACCCGCCCTTCGGTTCGCAGGGGCAGGCCGCGTCCGGGCTGAAACGCTCCGGCGGGTGGCGCGGGCGGCCCCGGAACCAGCAGATCTATCCGACATTCCGGTGTCGCGACGGATTTGTGCGCATCTGTCTTCTCTCGGCCCGGCAATGGCGTGGCATGCGGGCTTGGCTCGGTGAGCCCGAGGAGTTCAGCGGGCCCGAATTCGATTCGATCGCTGCGCGATTCGCCGCTTCCAAGGAGCTGAACGCGGCGATAGCGGCCCTGTTCGCGCCCGAGAGCATGGATGACCTGGTCACGGCGGGGCAGGCGCGCGGCGTGCCGATCGCCGCGGTGCAGACGCCCGCCGAGGCACTGGCGTCGACGCATTTCCGCGCCGTCGGCGCGCTGGCGCCGATGCCGGTTGCCGGCGGCACCGTGACGGTTCCGGTCGGACCGTTCGTCGTCGACGGCACCCACCGGGGTTTGCGTACACCGCTGCTCGACGGGGCGGAACCCGTGTGGCTCGGCCCGGTCAACCCCCTCGGCCGGCCCCCCAAGAACGGCAAGCGCCCGTTCGACGGTCTGCGGATCCTGGATCTCGGCGTGATCGTCGCCGGCGGTGAACTCGGCCGGCTGTTCGCCGACCTGGGTGCCAGGGTGGTCAAGGTGGAGAGTGCGGCCTACCCGGACGGGCTGCGCCAGACCGCACCCGGGCAGCCGATGAGCTCCTCCTGGGCGCTGACGCACCGCAACGAACTGAGTTTCGGGGTGGACCTGCGCCACCGCGAGGGTGCCGAGATTTTCGCCAAGCTGGTCGGCCGCGCTGACGCGGTATTCGCCAACTTCAAGCCGGGAACGCTTGGCGCACTCGGCTTCTCCTTCGACGCGTTACAGACGATCAATCCCACCCTGGTGCTGGCCGAGAGCAGCGCCTTCGGCGATACCGGCCCGTGGAGCGACCGGATGGGCTACGGCCCACTGGTGCGTGCCACCACCGGTATCACGCGGCTGTGGCGGGGCGCCGGCGCCGAGAAGGACCAGTCCTCGCAGTTTTTCGACGCCACCACGATCTTTCCGGACCATGTCGCGGCCAGGATCACCGCGATCGCCACCCTGGCCGCGCTGATCCGCAGGGAACGCACCGGAACCGGTGCCCACGTGCATATCTCGCAGGCCGAGGTCGCGGTCAACCAGCTGGCCGTCGAGTACGTCGCCGAAGCCGCCGCCCAGGCCGGTCTGCCGATCACCGGGGACCCGGCCGTGCACGCGGTGTGTCCGTGTGCCGGCGATGACGAATGGTGCGTCATCTCGGTGCGCGACGAGTCCGACCGCGCGGCGCTGGCCGCACTCATCGGCATCGACCTGCCCGCCGACGGGAAAGCGTTGACCGCCGTCCTCGGCGCGTACACCGCGGGCCGCGACAAACATGTCGTCACCGACGAACTGCAGGCGGCCGGCATCCCGGCCGGACCGATGAACAGGCCGGGCGATGTGCTCGACGATGTCCAGCTGCAGTTCCGATCGCTGTACCGCGACCTGGAGCATCCGCTCTTCGAGGAGCCGATGCCCAGCGAGACCGGCCCGGCGCCCTACCGCGGCATTCCGCGCGGTGAACTGCGGCCGGCGCCGGTGGCCGGGGAACACACCCGTGACATCGCGCACCGGGCACTGGGCCTGGACAACGCCGAGATCGACCGGCTCATCGCCGAGAACGTGCTGTTCGAAGGCAGCATCGACCAGAGGAGCACACCATGA
- a CDS encoding GlsB/YeaQ/YmgE family stress response membrane protein, translated as MSTAEQLYLALAPPAAVTWLSYLVIGGIAGWLAGKLVPSIETGILLNVVIGVIGGYIGGFLLSFFLGTAGGGWWFTLFTAVLGSVILLWIVGLVTKKS; from the coding sequence TTGAGTACTGCCGAACAACTCTATCTGGCATTGGCGCCACCGGCCGCGGTGACCTGGTTGAGCTATCTCGTCATCGGGGGGATAGCGGGTTGGCTGGCAGGCAAGCTGGTTCCCAGCATAGAGACTGGAATCCTGCTCAACGTTGTCATCGGCGTCATTGGCGGCTATATCGGTGGTTTCCTGCTCAGCTTTTTCCTCGGCACCGCGGGCGGCGGTTGGTGGTTCACGCTGTTCACCGCGGTACTGGGATCGGTCATCCTGTTGTGGATCGTCGGCTTGGTGACCAAGAAGTCCTGA
- a CDS encoding CPBP family intramembrane glutamic endopeptidase yields MSDAGVVAPPIEMPAHPLVGQLSALHHFRVYADVAIVVVVLALTNLVAHFTTPWANVVIVPAAAVGLVVLVRSRGLGWSELGLGREQWRSGAGYAAAVVGIVLTVIAIGALLPWTRPMFMNNHYATLSGALIASMVIIPLQTVIPEELAFRGVLHGALDRAWGFRGVAAAGSLLFGLWHIASSFGLTSGNVGFSRLLGGGVFGMVAGVVGAVIATAAAGFVFTWLRRRSGSLIAPIALHWSLNGMGALAAALVWHAST; encoded by the coding sequence ATGTCTGACGCCGGCGTGGTGGCCCCACCGATCGAAATGCCTGCCCATCCACTGGTCGGGCAGTTGTCGGCGCTGCACCATTTCCGGGTTTATGCCGACGTCGCGATCGTCGTGGTGGTGCTGGCGCTCACCAATCTGGTGGCGCATTTCACCACACCGTGGGCCAATGTCGTGATCGTGCCTGCTGCAGCGGTGGGCCTGGTGGTGTTGGTGCGCTCCCGCGGGCTGGGCTGGTCCGAACTCGGCCTGGGCCGCGAGCAGTGGCGCTCGGGCGCCGGGTACGCCGCGGCCGTCGTCGGGATCGTGTTGACCGTCATCGCCATCGGTGCACTGCTGCCCTGGACGCGCCCGATGTTCATGAACAACCACTATGCGACGTTGTCGGGCGCCCTGATCGCGTCGATGGTCATCATCCCGTTGCAGACCGTCATCCCCGAGGAACTCGCCTTCCGGGGCGTACTGCACGGCGCGTTGGACCGCGCGTGGGGCTTCCGCGGCGTCGCTGCCGCCGGATCACTGCTGTTCGGCCTCTGGCATATCGCCAGTTCCTTCGGCCTCACCAGCGGCAATGTCGGATTCTCACGTCTTCTCGGCGGCGGCGTCTTCGGGATGGTCGCCGGTGTCGTCGGCGCCGTGATCGCCACCGCGGCCGCCGGCTTCGTGTTCACCTGGCTGCGCCGCCGCAGCGGCAGTCTGATCGCCCCGATCGCGTTGCACTGGTCGCTGAACGGCATGGGTGCGTTGGCGGCCGCCCTGGTGTGGCACGCGTCCACCTGA
- a CDS encoding SDR family oxidoreductase, with product MELLVTGGDTELGRVIASGFRDAGNNVVIAGAQRAELEVAAKELDVDYVVFDNNDPASLEAARGAFPQHLDGIVNVPAPRWNAGDPRTHTLSERASAWRHALDTVVLSAVLTVSVLGDQLSSGGSIINVLPSNPADGSADAAIKAALSNWTSGQAAHFGIRGITINLVAAGRSAEPGYDGLSGSPASTADEITRLAMFLTTPAARHITGETLHVSQGALADFG from the coding sequence ATGGAGTTGCTCGTCACCGGTGGCGATACCGAACTGGGTCGCGTGATCGCGAGCGGATTCCGCGACGCGGGCAACAACGTGGTGATCGCCGGTGCCCAGCGCGCCGAGCTCGAAGTCGCCGCAAAAGAACTCGACGTCGACTACGTGGTGTTCGACAACAACGACCCGGCCAGCCTCGAAGCGGCCCGCGGCGCCTTTCCGCAGCACCTGGACGGCATCGTCAACGTGCCGGCCCCCCGCTGGAACGCGGGCGACCCACGGACCCACACCTTGTCCGAGCGCGCCTCGGCGTGGCGGCACGCGCTGGACACCGTGGTCCTGTCGGCGGTGTTGACGGTTTCGGTGCTCGGCGACCAGCTCAGCTCGGGCGGATCGATCATCAACGTGCTGCCGTCCAACCCCGCCGACGGCAGCGCCGATGCCGCCATCAAGGCGGCACTGTCGAACTGGACCTCGGGCCAGGCCGCCCACTTCGGCATCCGCGGTATCACCATCAACCTGGTGGCCGCCGGCCGCAGCGCGGAGCCCGGCTACGACGGACTGTCCGGCTCACCCGCCAGCACCGCCGACGAGATCACCCGTCTCGCAATGTTTCTCACCACGCCGGCGGCTCGGCACATCACCGGCGAGACGCTGCACGTCAGTCAGGGTGCGCTCGCCGACTTCGGCTGA
- a CDS encoding APA family fibronectin-binding glycoprotein, with amino-acid sequence MDQSDVNSSHRKRLGKRLSVAAAVASAAALALPVAVSHAEPVPPAPAPAPAEPTPAPPPPGAPVPPAAPLPPGVPPPPADPNAPPVDPNAPPPPPAPEPNRVNNAPGGFSYLLPDGWKVADATQLSYGQALLTKIPPAGTEQPPNDTSVLLGRLDMKLFAGSEADNAKAAARLASDMGEFFMPFPGTRLNQETTPLTAGDLTGTASYYEVKFTDTSKPTGQIWAGVVGAPAAAARGQRAPERWFVVWLGTANNPVDKGAAVALAQSIRPWSPPPPPPPPDPNAPPPPPDPNAPPPDPNAPPPRPGLGVPVPVDPNSAPGMLPA; translated from the coding sequence ATGGATCAGTCGGACGTGAACTCCTCACACCGCAAGCGGCTCGGCAAGCGGCTTTCGGTCGCCGCGGCGGTGGCGTCCGCGGCGGCCCTGGCCCTGCCGGTCGCGGTATCGCATGCCGAGCCGGTGCCGCCCGCCCCGGCGCCGGCCCCTGCCGAACCGACACCGGCACCGCCCCCACCCGGCGCCCCCGTACCGCCGGCCGCGCCGCTGCCTCCGGGCGTGCCGCCCCCGCCGGCCGATCCCAACGCGCCTCCGGTCGACCCGAATGCCCCGCCGCCGCCGCCGGCGCCCGAGCCCAACCGGGTCAACAATGCCCCCGGTGGTTTCAGTTACCTGCTGCCCGACGGGTGGAAGGTGGCCGACGCGACCCAGCTGTCCTACGGCCAGGCGCTGCTGACCAAGATCCCGCCGGCCGGCACCGAACAACCGCCGAACGACACCAGCGTGCTGCTGGGCCGGCTCGACATGAAGCTGTTCGCCGGGTCCGAGGCGGACAACGCCAAGGCGGCGGCTCGACTGGCCTCCGACATGGGTGAGTTCTTCATGCCCTTCCCGGGGACGCGTCTCAATCAGGAGACCACGCCGCTGACCGCGGGCGACCTCACCGGCACCGCGTCCTACTACGAGGTGAAGTTCACCGACACCAGCAAGCCGACCGGGCAGATCTGGGCCGGTGTCGTGGGTGCCCCCGCCGCGGCCGCGCGCGGGCAACGTGCGCCCGAACGCTGGTTCGTGGTGTGGCTGGGCACGGCCAACAACCCGGTGGACAAGGGTGCCGCGGTGGCGCTGGCGCAGTCCATCCGGCCGTGGAGCCCGCCGCCTCCGCCTCCGCCGCCGGACCCGAATGCGCCGCCACCGCCGCCGGATCCCAACGCCCCGCCGCCGGACCCGAATGCGCCGCCGCCGCGACCCGGTCTCGGTGTGCCCGTGCCGGTCGATCCGAACAGCGCCCCCGGGATGCTGCCGGCGTAG
- a CDS encoding acetyl-CoA acetyltransferase has translation MTIDPRTPVLVGYGQVNQREESATTEPVDLMERAARAAADPRVLAAVDSVRVGNLLSWRYRDPGLLLAQRIGAGSAATRYTPIGGNVPQSLVNQACLDIQQGRNDVVLITGGETWRSRTRLRARGEKLVGTKQDESVPLAPGSDDEFALAGPGELRIQLDRPAFVYPMFEQALRIAAGATPQDHQQRIGELWSRFSAVAADNRHAWNREARSAQEIAVPGPKNRMISAPYTKLMNSNNMVDQGAALILMSAEKATYLQIPQDRWVFPHAGTDSHDTYEISHRAEFHASPAIRIGGRRALELAGLGIDDIALVDVYSCFPSAVQVAANELGLALDDPQRPLTVTGGLTFAGGPWNNYVTHSIATMAERLIAEPGALGLVTANGGYLTKHSFGVYSTRPPSGGFRWEDVQPSVDAEPTRAAEVEWSGVGTVETWTTPFDRDGVPEKAFLAVRTPGDSRALAVLDDRSEAAASVAEDIAGAKVTVRADGTATLV, from the coding sequence GTGACCATCGACCCCAGAACCCCGGTGCTCGTCGGGTACGGACAGGTCAACCAGCGCGAAGAGAGCGCGACGACCGAGCCGGTCGACCTGATGGAGAGGGCCGCCCGCGCCGCCGCCGACCCCCGGGTGCTCGCCGCGGTGGACTCGGTACGGGTGGGCAATCTGCTGTCCTGGCGCTACCGTGATCCGGGCCTGCTGCTCGCGCAGCGCATCGGTGCGGGTAGCGCGGCGACCCGCTACACCCCGATCGGCGGCAATGTTCCGCAGTCGCTGGTCAACCAGGCCTGCCTCGATATTCAGCAGGGCCGCAACGATGTCGTGCTGATCACCGGCGGTGAAACCTGGCGATCCCGCACCCGGTTGCGGGCCCGCGGCGAGAAGCTCGTCGGCACCAAACAAGACGAGTCGGTGCCCTTGGCGCCGGGCTCCGATGACGAGTTCGCGCTCGCCGGCCCGGGTGAGTTGCGTATCCAGCTGGACCGGCCGGCATTCGTGTATCCGATGTTCGAGCAGGCGCTGCGCATCGCCGCCGGTGCGACGCCGCAGGATCATCAGCAGCGCATCGGCGAACTGTGGTCGCGGTTCAGCGCCGTCGCCGCGGACAATCGCCACGCCTGGAATCGGGAAGCGCGCTCCGCGCAGGAGATTGCCGTGCCGGGGCCGAAGAACCGGATGATCAGCGCTCCGTACACCAAGCTGATGAACTCCAACAACATGGTCGACCAGGGGGCGGCGCTGATCCTGATGTCGGCGGAGAAGGCCACCTATCTCCAGATCCCGCAGGATCGTTGGGTTTTCCCGCACGCCGGGACCGACTCGCACGACACCTACGAGATCAGCCACCGTGCCGAATTCCACGCGTCGCCGGCCATCCGCATCGGTGGCCGCCGTGCCCTGGAACTGGCCGGACTGGGTATCGACGATATCGCTCTGGTCGACGTGTACTCCTGCTTCCCGTCGGCGGTGCAGGTGGCGGCCAACGAACTCGGTCTTGCCCTGGATGATCCGCAGCGTCCGCTGACCGTCACCGGCGGGCTGACCTTCGCCGGCGGACCGTGGAACAACTACGTCACGCACTCCATCGCCACCATGGCCGAGCGGCTGATCGCCGAGCCCGGCGCGCTCGGACTGGTCACCGCCAATGGCGGTTACCTCACCAAGCACAGCTTCGGTGTGTACAGCACCCGGCCGCCCAGCGGCGGATTCCGCTGGGAGGACGTGCAACCCAGCGTCGATGCCGAGCCCACCCGGGCCGCCGAGGTCGAGTGGTCCGGGGTGGGCACCGTCGAAACCTGGACCACGCCATTCGATCGCGACGGTGTGCCGGAGAAGGCGTTCCTGGCAGTGCGCACACCGGGTGACAGCCGTGCGCTGGCGGTCCTCGACGATCGCTCCGAGGCCGCGGCGAGCGTTGCCGAGGATATCGCGGGAGCGAAGGTCACCGTGCGTGCCGACGGCACCGCCACGCTGGTGTGA
- a CDS encoding LLM class F420-dependent oxidoreductase, which produces MAIRLGLQIPNFSYGTGVADLFPTVIAQAREAESAGFDSVFLMDHFYQLPGLGAPEEPMLEAYTALGALANATERVQLGTLVTGNTYRNPTVLTKAITTLDVISQGRAILGIGTGWFELEHDSLGFEFGTFTDRFKKLDEALQIIVPMLKGERVTFDGAYYKTQEAFANPRFREHIPLMIGGSGEKKTIPLAARHFDHLNIIAGFDELPRKLDVVRQRCEEIDRDPATLETSMLVIALIGEQFTADMIPDDFKQQAVFGSPEQVAEQLKDKVYDVGVDGVILSPVTMGGYVPGGVTAVAEALKPVLAG; this is translated from the coding sequence ATGGCCATTCGACTTGGACTTCAGATCCCCAACTTTTCCTACGGCACCGGCGTCGCGGACCTGTTCCCGACGGTCATCGCGCAAGCTCGGGAAGCCGAATCCGCCGGCTTCGACTCGGTTTTCCTGATGGACCACTTCTACCAACTGCCCGGCCTCGGCGCGCCCGAAGAGCCGATGTTGGAGGCCTATACCGCCCTGGGCGCGCTGGCGAACGCCACCGAGCGGGTTCAGCTGGGAACCCTGGTCACCGGCAACACCTACCGCAACCCCACCGTGCTCACCAAGGCCATCACCACCTTGGACGTGATCAGCCAGGGTCGCGCCATCCTGGGCATCGGCACCGGGTGGTTCGAGCTCGAGCACGACAGCCTCGGATTCGAATTCGGCACCTTCACCGACCGTTTCAAGAAGCTCGACGAGGCACTGCAGATCATTGTGCCGATGCTCAAGGGTGAGCGCGTCACATTTGACGGCGCCTACTACAAAACCCAAGAAGCCTTCGCCAATCCCCGCTTCCGCGAACATATCCCGCTGATGATCGGCGGCAGCGGCGAGAAGAAGACCATCCCGCTGGCCGCACGGCACTTCGACCACCTCAACATCATCGCCGGCTTCGACGAACTGCCCCGCAAACTCGACGTCGTGCGTCAGCGATGCGAGGAGATCGACCGCGACCCGGCCACCCTGGAGACCAGCATGCTGGTCATCGCCTTGATCGGCGAGCAGTTCACCGCGGACATGATTCCCGACGATTTCAAGCAACAGGCCGTCTTCGGCAGCCCCGAACAGGTCGCCGAACAGCTCAAGGACAAGGTCTACGACGTCGGCGTCGACGGTGTGATCCTCAGCCCGGTGACGATGGGCGGTTACGTGCCCGGCGGTGTGACCGCGGTGGCCGAGGCGCTGAAGCCGGTGCTGGCCGGGTAG